The following proteins are encoded in a genomic region of Oceanispirochaeta sp.:
- a CDS encoding site-specific integrase yields the protein MLSEAVRRDLILEDITKKTPYLQNNSKVRGVFNQETVRQIFDYSRMPELWDNKVYYLGNLLAACTGMRMSEVIGIQLKDLKGGYITVSKQYIYKQGFTPTKTKENREIPLPESLEVMLKELSNGDQEDMLFCLGKDKSKPVTQWSMGKSLDRALKKLGIDEEDRKAKGYSFHSWRHYFNTIMRSNNIADSKLQKLTGHKSGKMTDNYTHFKHGDFNDVSNIQAKIIPFSNVG from the coding sequence ATGCTCAGCGAGGCAGTGCGGCGTGATCTGATCTTAGAGGATATAACAAAGAAAACCCCTTATCTGCAAAACAATTCCAAAGTCCGGGGAGTATTTAATCAAGAAACGGTGCGGCAGATTTTTGATTATTCCAGGATGCCTGAGTTATGGGATAATAAAGTTTATTATTTGGGAAACCTGTTGGCCGCCTGTACAGGTATGAGAATGAGTGAAGTAATAGGTATTCAACTAAAGGATCTCAAAGGCGGTTACATCACTGTTTCTAAGCAATATATTTACAAGCAGGGTTTCACTCCTACCAAGACCAAGGAGAATCGAGAAATTCCTTTGCCCGAATCTCTCGAAGTGATGCTTAAGGAACTATCCAATGGTGATCAGGAAGATATGCTTTTTTGTCTGGGAAAGGATAAATCAAAACCGGTAACACAGTGGAGCATGGGAAAGTCTCTGGATAGGGCTCTTAAGAAATTGGGGATTGATGAAGAGGATCGTAAAGCGAAAGGGTATTCCTTTCACAGTTGGCGTCATTACTTCAACACCATAATGAGGAGTAATAATATTGCTGACAGTAAGTTGCAGAAACTGACTGGGCATAAGTCCGGAAAGATGACTGATAATTATACCCACTTTAAGCATGGTGA